Proteins found in one Paenibacillus borealis genomic segment:
- a CDS encoding methyl-accepting chemotaxis protein produces MALKKSKKDKATNIAKPELSAVEESPMLQPEGDGRKGIEGNHSSSGWKLLTSSFSNMGIRAKLFLSVIISVVVIFVIVSVVIYSNAKQIIVDGLNNSLTYEKGDISVKVNELLQPASDSVELLNANAYIRDYITSVNDPETAKTTSGYSELIRTLNLIKNNNKNLLNVYIGLDAANKVITQDEFEPPADFVLKERSWYANTAKNKRVTVTDPYIDAGSGKMVVSVSAPILDDAGKLIGVAGADISTEQITQALSAFNYNGSGYAVLIDKTGTFIYHPDTDNILLKKMSDLGEDWKAVGDKMVQWGSNVMKTDIDGEASYVSYSPAVENQWSVALIVPEKNAEQELKKFELIFILSIIASIVVMSVLLYFVSNSILKQIPVLTAAFRKAMTGDLSVRAKVTAKGEIGVLAEGFNDMISSQQSLIKEIMRSSQSISGAVENTEKNVFVLDGSITDISGITEELSAGMQQTAASMEEMNASTIEFEHAINGIARKAQEGADAAREINVRADKLKEGAVESRRQADHIYGQSEEKLRSAIEQSKSISQIGALSGAILEIAAQTNLLSLNASIEAARAGDAGKGFAVVAEEIRKLADNSRETVTEIQGVTEAVVQAVSNLIEGAENMLRFMDRQVLKDYDAMQETGELYSEDAKYIDELVTDFSATSEELLASIQSMLTAISETGSATNEGAEGAGVIAVQAEQIIGKSGSIVAEMEEIKISSAQLLQTVSRFKV; encoded by the coding sequence ATGGCACTGAAGAAGAGCAAGAAAGATAAGGCCACGAACATAGCGAAGCCTGAGCTTAGCGCTGTGGAGGAGTCGCCGATGCTTCAGCCGGAAGGCGATGGAAGGAAGGGAATTGAGGGGAATCATTCATCCTCCGGATGGAAGCTGCTGACATCATCTTTTAGCAATATGGGGATTCGCGCCAAGCTGTTTCTGTCGGTGATTATCTCTGTAGTTGTTATTTTCGTTATTGTATCCGTAGTGATCTACAGTAATGCCAAGCAGATTATCGTGGACGGGCTGAATAATTCGCTAACTTATGAGAAAGGAGACATCAGCGTTAAGGTTAATGAGCTGCTGCAGCCCGCATCGGACAGTGTGGAGCTTCTGAATGCCAACGCCTATATCCGTGACTACATCACCAGTGTGAATGACCCGGAGACAGCGAAGACCACCAGCGGATATAGTGAACTGATTCGTACCCTGAATCTGATCAAGAATAACAATAAGAACCTGCTTAACGTGTATATAGGTCTGGATGCTGCGAACAAGGTGATTACACAGGATGAGTTCGAGCCGCCGGCAGATTTCGTTCTGAAGGAGCGCAGCTGGTATGCCAATACTGCCAAGAATAAGCGTGTTACGGTTACAGACCCCTATATTGATGCCGGATCGGGCAAAATGGTTGTCAGTGTCAGCGCACCGATTCTCGATGATGCCGGTAAGCTGATCGGTGTGGCGGGTGCGGATATCTCCACGGAGCAGATTACCCAGGCGCTGAGCGCTTTTAATTACAATGGCAGCGGGTATGCCGTACTGATTGATAAGACGGGAACCTTCATCTACCATCCGGATACGGACAACATCCTGCTGAAGAAGATGTCTGATCTTGGCGAAGACTGGAAAGCTGTCGGGGATAAGATGGTGCAGTGGGGCTCGAATGTGATGAAGACCGATATTGACGGCGAGGCCAGCTATGTGTCGTATTCGCCGGCTGTAGAGAACCAGTGGTCCGTGGCGCTGATTGTGCCGGAGAAAAATGCGGAGCAGGAATTGAAGAAATTCGAGCTGATCTTTATTCTCTCGATTATTGCTTCGATTGTCGTGATGTCCGTACTGCTGTATTTTGTCTCCAACAGTATTTTGAAGCAGATACCGGTTCTGACGGCTGCGTTCAGAAAAGCGATGACCGGCGATTTGTCGGTGAGAGCGAAGGTTACAGCCAAAGGGGAAATCGGCGTACTGGCAGAGGGCTTCAACGATATGATCTCCTCACAGCAGTCGCTGATTAAGGAAATCATGCGCAGCTCGCAGAGCATCTCTGGCGCAGTGGAGAATACGGAGAAGAATGTGTTCGTGCTCGACGGCAGCATCACCGATATTTCGGGGATTACGGAAGAACTGTCAGCAGGTATGCAGCAGACGGCGGCTTCCATGGAAGAAATGAATGCCAGCACGATCGAATTCGAGCATGCCATTAACGGTATCGCCCGCAAAGCCCAAGAGGGTGCAGATGCGGCCAGGGAAATTAATGTGCGGGCGGATAAGCTGAAAGAGGGAGCCGTAGAATCGCGCAGGCAGGCGGATCATATCTACGGTCAGAGTGAAGAGAAGCTGCGTTCGGCCATTGAACAGTCGAAGTCGATCTCGCAGATAGGCGCACTCTCGGGAGCGATTCTGGAAATTGCCGCCCAGACCAATCTTTTGTCGCTGAACGCGTCCATTGAGGCTGCGAGGGCCGGAGATGCAGGCAAAGGGTTCGCCGTTGTGGCGGAGGAGATCCGTAAGCTGGCAGATAACTCGAGGGAGACGGTGACGGAAATCCAGGGAGTTACCGAAGCGGTAGTCCAGGCGGTGTCCAATCTGATCGAAGGCGCTGAGAATATGCTGCGTTTCATGGACCGGCAGGTGCTGAAGGATTATGATGCGATGCAGGAAACAGGTGAGCTGTACAGTGAGGATGCCAAGTATATTGATGAACTGGTAACGGACTTCAGTGCTACCTCAGAGGAACTGCTGGCTTCCATTCAGAGCATGCTGACCGCGATCAGCGAGACGGGAAGTGCAACGAATGAGGGCGCAGAAGGGGCCGGGGTCATCGCCGTCCAGGCAGAGCAGATTATCGGCAAATCCGGCAGCATCGTTGCTGAAATGGAAGAAATTAAGATTAGCTCGGCGCAGCTGCTGCAGACGGTATCGCGGTTTAAGGTGTAG
- the ilvA gene encoding threonine ammonia-lyase IlvA, which translates to MREGENRIVGMEDIVRAHHVLREVIVRTPLQLDAVLSAKYGCNVYLKREDLQIVRSFKIRGAYNMIRSLSDEDRAKGIVCASAGNHAQGVAYSCKALGIKGKIFMPSTTPNQKIKQVRRFGGEFVEVILKGDTFDDAYDEALQACIDYSMTLIHPFDEPRIIAGNGTIAMEIMESLDKPADFVFVTIGGGGLAAGVATYVKTVSPATKVIGVEPTGAASMSEAMECGEVITLKEINKFVDGAAVKRVGGLTFDICSQLLDDVVKVPEGKACTTILELYNENAIVVEPAGSLPIAALDMYRDQIRGKSVVCIVSGGNNDIDRMQEIKERSLIYEGLKHYFMVNFPQRAGALREFLAEVVGPDDDITRFEYTKKNEKENGPALVGIELMSTDAYAPLIERMKQKGVDYVEINKDVNLFSMLI; encoded by the coding sequence ATGAGAGAAGGCGAAAACCGGATCGTAGGGATGGAAGATATTGTACGCGCACATCATGTGCTGCGGGAGGTTATCGTCCGTACGCCGCTGCAGCTGGATGCGGTACTGTCAGCTAAATACGGCTGTAATGTGTATTTGAAACGCGAAGATTTGCAGATTGTACGCTCCTTCAAGATCCGCGGAGCCTACAATATGATCCGCAGTCTGTCCGATGAGGACAGAGCCAAGGGGATTGTCTGTGCAAGTGCGGGTAACCATGCCCAGGGTGTGGCTTATTCCTGCAAGGCACTCGGAATCAAAGGCAAGATCTTTATGCCGAGCACCACACCTAATCAGAAGATTAAGCAGGTCCGGCGTTTTGGCGGCGAATTCGTGGAAGTGATTCTGAAAGGAGACACCTTCGACGATGCTTACGATGAAGCGCTGCAGGCGTGTATTGACTATAGCATGACGCTAATTCACCCGTTTGATGAGCCGCGCATTATTGCCGGCAACGGGACGATTGCGATGGAGATTATGGAGAGTCTGGACAAGCCCGCGGACTTCGTATTTGTTACGATTGGCGGAGGCGGCCTGGCAGCAGGTGTTGCCACCTATGTGAAGACCGTGAGCCCGGCGACCAAGGTGATCGGCGTGGAGCCTACCGGAGCAGCTTCCATGAGCGAGGCGATGGAATGCGGTGAGGTGATCACCCTGAAGGAAATCAATAAGTTTGTGGACGGTGCGGCGGTGAAACGTGTCGGCGGCTTGACCTTCGACATCTGCTCGCAGCTTCTGGATGATGTAGTCAAAGTGCCGGAAGGCAAGGCCTGTACAACCATTCTGGAGCTGTACAACGAGAACGCGATTGTTGTGGAGCCTGCAGGTTCACTTCCGATTGCTGCGCTCGACATGTACCGTGATCAGATCCGCGGCAAAAGCGTGGTCTGCATCGTCAGCGGCGGCAATAATGATATCGACCGGATGCAGGAGATCAAGGAGCGTTCCCTGATCTACGAAGGCCTTAAGCATTACTTCATGGTCAACTTTCCGCAGCGCGCCGGTGCCCTGCGTGAATTCCTGGCTGAAGTGGTGGGACCCGACGATGACATTACCCGGTTCGAATACACGAAGAAAAACGAGAAGGAGAACGGCCCGGCACTGGTGGGCATTGAGCTGATGTCTACAGATGCCTACGCCCCGCTGATTGAGCGGATGAAGCAGAAGGGCGTAGATTACGTAGAGATCAACAAGGATGTCAATTTGTTCAGCATGCTGATTTAA
- a CDS encoding DUF1129 family protein, which produces MIKQNNLLREQMTPFNRSFFEDMILAMRASSVDSVRAEELLLEAAELLLKGQAKGRNAKQIFGEHPGDYFKDVMNSSPARSPRSKLKNSLMISLSALTILFGVMGAAGLIMQWSGGPDEIFGQISIFTLIVVGIGSIVLIELLMKWMASLSEDDSPKPKAFDIKGLGIYVGIAIAAVFAGMFLDNLFPVIRIAPWVSLVLAAAGGLGLKFIFFKS; this is translated from the coding sequence ATGATTAAGCAAAATAACCTGCTGCGTGAGCAGATGACGCCATTTAACCGCTCTTTCTTTGAAGATATGATTCTGGCCATGCGGGCCAGCTCGGTAGACTCTGTCCGTGCAGAGGAGCTGCTGCTGGAGGCGGCTGAACTGCTGCTGAAGGGGCAGGCCAAAGGCAGGAATGCCAAGCAGATCTTCGGTGAGCATCCCGGAGATTATTTCAAAGATGTGATGAACAGCAGTCCTGCGCGCTCTCCGCGAAGCAAGCTGAAGAACTCTCTGATGATTTCTTTGTCGGCTCTGACCATCCTGTTCGGTGTGATGGGCGCAGCCGGGCTGATCATGCAGTGGAGCGGCGGCCCGGATGAAATCTTCGGCCAGATCAGCATATTCACGCTTATTGTGGTAGGCATCGGCTCGATTGTTCTGATTGAGCTTCTTATGAAATGGATGGCCTCCTTGTCTGAGGACGACAGCCCGAAGCCCAAGGCTTTTGATATCAAAGGACTGGGAATCTATGTCGGAATCGCAATTGCTGCGGTATTTGCCGGAATGTTCCTCGATAATCTGTTTCCGGTCATCCGGATTGCACCTTGGGTCAGTCTGGTTCTTGCCGCAGCTGGCGGTCTTGGACTGAAATTTATATTCTTCAAATCATAG
- a CDS encoding alpha/beta hydrolase family protein — protein MERNIIIRHKGEELTASIHYPSADKAGTGRCKNRVPLAVICHGFVGSRIGVDRIFVKAARELAQDGYMVIRFDYAGCGESTGNYGSEDMESMIDQTRAVLDYGISSADVDPQRVTLIGHSLGGAVALLTGVRDRRVKNLVLWSAVGYPFNDIVKIVGREAYDRSVKSGSADFAGYSFTPVYFNSLAAFQPFQEAGKFSGDVLVIHGTSDDVIPVDYAFLYQKLFWTRPEGRCDKEIIFQGDHTFSSGAAQEQVLKRTKEWMNQQEHLQEEWQNWMI, from the coding sequence ATGGAACGGAATATTATCATCCGGCATAAAGGTGAGGAACTGACAGCGAGCATACACTATCCATCCGCAGACAAGGCAGGAACCGGACGATGCAAGAACCGGGTTCCGCTTGCAGTGATCTGCCACGGCTTCGTGGGCAGCCGGATTGGTGTAGACCGGATCTTTGTTAAGGCAGCCCGTGAGCTGGCGCAGGATGGCTATATGGTTATCCGCTTTGACTATGCAGGCTGCGGGGAGAGCACCGGTAATTACGGGAGTGAAGATATGGAGTCGATGATCGACCAGACCCGGGCGGTGCTGGATTACGGCATCAGCTCGGCCGATGTGGACCCGCAGCGTGTCACGCTGATCGGGCACAGTCTGGGCGGTGCGGTAGCGCTGCTGACCGGTGTCCGTGACCGGAGGGTGAAGAACCTCGTACTGTGGTCTGCGGTCGGCTATCCGTTCAATGATATCGTAAAGATAGTCGGAAGGGAAGCCTATGACCGGTCGGTGAAGAGCGGCTCGGCGGATTTTGCCGGGTATTCGTTTACCCCGGTGTACTTCAACTCACTGGCGGCGTTCCAGCCGTTCCAGGAGGCCGGGAAGTTCAGCGGCGATGTGCTTGTCATCCACGGAACTTCCGATGATGTCATTCCCGTTGACTATGCCTTCCTCTATCAGAAGCTGTTCTGGACACGTCCTGAAGGCCGCTGCGACAAGGAGATTATTTTCCAGGGTGACCATACATTCTCGTCAGGTGCGGCACAGGAGCAGGTGCTTAAGCGCACCAAGGAATGGATGAATCAGCAGGAGCATCTGCAGGAGGAATGGCAGAACTGGATGATATAG
- a CDS encoding DODA-type extradiol aromatic ring-opening family dioxygenase has translation MKLPAFFIAHGSPLLALEDNEYTRFLERLGSDLGKPRGIVVFSAHWDSPQQLITVDAQHETQHDFYGFPEEMYKLTYPAPGDPALSSRISALFKDSNLCHQPIIGRGLDHGVWVILKKMFPQADIPVVALSVDSMRSPAEQYNIGRMLAPLRDEGILLIGSGGLVHNLRLLKQDDQPEPWALDFDAWIAGRLEAWDLDSLFAFEKQAPHVREAVPAYGREHFVPLFYVMGAADEGKRAQLMIQAYQYGTLSLNCWMVD, from the coding sequence ATGAAATTACCGGCATTTTTTATTGCGCATGGCTCTCCGCTGCTGGCTCTTGAGGATAACGAATACACACGTTTCCTGGAGCGGCTGGGTTCTGATCTGGGGAAGCCCCGCGGCATTGTAGTTTTCTCGGCGCACTGGGACAGTCCCCAGCAGCTGATTACAGTGGACGCACAGCATGAAACGCAGCATGATTTCTATGGTTTTCCGGAAGAGATGTATAAGCTGACCTACCCGGCCCCGGGCGATCCCGCGTTAAGCAGCAGGATTTCCGCACTCTTCAAGGATAGCAATCTTTGTCATCAGCCTATAATCGGCCGGGGCCTTGACCATGGGGTCTGGGTCATTCTGAAAAAAATGTTCCCGCAGGCCGATATTCCGGTCGTAGCCTTATCCGTCGATTCGATGCGTTCTCCCGCAGAGCAGTACAATATCGGACGGATGCTGGCCCCGCTGCGCGATGAAGGAATTCTCCTGATCGGAAGCGGAGGACTGGTCCACAATCTCAGACTGCTGAAGCAGGATGATCAGCCGGAACCGTGGGCGCTCGACTTCGATGCCTGGATCGCCGGGCGGCTTGAAGCCTGGGATCTGGATTCACTCTTTGCCTTTGAGAAGCAGGCCCCGCATGTGCGGGAAGCCGTTCCCGCCTACGGAAGAGAACATTTCGTGCCGCTCTTCTACGTGATGGGGGCAGCCGATGAAGGGAAACGGGCACAGTTAATGATTCAGGCGTACCAGTACGGTACCTTGAGCCTGAACTGCTGGATGGTCGACTAA
- a CDS encoding DUF3048 domain-containing protein, whose amino-acid sequence MTINRTSARPLYVFVLAAALLSACGTENAVTVPVPTAAATATAEPQPTEAAQPTPTIAPSAGTVSGLTGLPATDGTLPRPLAVMINNAPAARPQSGVSEADILYEVLAEGGITRLIGIFQSHTGVVKIGPIRSIRPYLLDIGESYGGVTVHAGGSPAAYAILQKEKKEDMDEIGRAGAYFWRDKERKAPHNLYSNAAKLREGAEKLGFADSVEVPGLLFTDPDYVPTEGQPALEFNVKFLLQSYTVGYKYNAEQRTYVRWVNGKPHLDLNNASPVQAANVIVMGSDHKVLDDVGRLQVDVELGGEALLFQRGTAIAGKWSRRPGDIIRFVKEDGKEALMYPGVTHILIVPNSPSFSSHVDYALEPSPT is encoded by the coding sequence ATGACCATAAACCGGACTTCAGCCCGCCCTTTATATGTCTTTGTCCTTGCTGCTGCCCTGCTCTCCGCCTGTGGAACAGAGAATGCTGTAACGGTGCCTGTGCCGACAGCGGCCGCTACAGCTACAGCTGAACCGCAGCCGACAGAAGCTGCGCAGCCCACTCCGACAATAGCGCCTTCCGCCGGAACGGTATCCGGTTTAACGGGTCTTCCGGCAACGGATGGAACGCTGCCCCGGCCGCTGGCAGTCATGATCAATAATGCCCCGGCCGCCCGGCCGCAATCCGGAGTCAGCGAAGCGGATATTCTGTACGAGGTACTGGCGGAGGGCGGGATTACCCGGTTAATTGGAATCTTCCAGAGTCATACCGGGGTGGTGAAGATCGGCCCGATCCGCAGCATCCGACCCTATCTCCTTGATATTGGCGAGAGCTACGGCGGTGTGACCGTACATGCCGGAGGCAGTCCTGCGGCTTATGCCATTCTGCAAAAGGAGAAGAAGGAAGACATGGACGAGATTGGCCGTGCAGGAGCCTACTTCTGGCGGGACAAGGAGCGTAAAGCCCCGCACAATCTGTACAGCAATGCCGCCAAGCTGCGGGAAGGGGCAGAGAAGCTGGGATTTGCCGATAGCGTGGAGGTTCCCGGTTTGCTTTTCACAGATCCGGATTATGTTCCTACGGAAGGACAACCTGCTCTGGAATTCAATGTGAAATTCCTGCTGCAGAGCTATACGGTGGGCTATAAATATAATGCTGAGCAACGTACATATGTCCGGTGGGTGAACGGTAAACCGCACCTGGATCTGAACAACGCCAGTCCGGTGCAAGCGGCGAATGTAATCGTAATGGGTTCTGACCATAAGGTGCTCGACGATGTCGGCAGGCTGCAGGTGGATGTGGAGCTGGGCGGGGAAGCACTGCTGTTCCAGCGCGGAACGGCTATTGCCGGCAAATGGTCGCGCAGACCCGGAGACATCATCCGGTTCGTGAAAGAGGACGGCAAGGAGGCGCTGATGTACCCCGGCGTAACGCATATTCTGATTGTACCGAACAGTCCATCCTTCAGCAGCCATGTCGATTATGCGCTGGAGCCTAGTCCCACCTGA
- a CDS encoding DUF47 domain-containing protein codes for MKLRKKDIFFETLENMADTIVQAADYFAQNISTLQDNVENFAGVMKKYESQCDTYTHTVIKELNKTFITPLERDDIMDLITSMDDVIDGLEASASRFYMYNLLDADEYIVQFAEILRQSAYEIQKAVHLLSQKKLLAIREYTIRLNDLENQGDEVLRICTKALFETVKDPIELIKRKELYERLETTTDKCEDVANMLESIIMRNS; via the coding sequence ATGAAGTTGAGAAAAAAGGATATATTCTTTGAGACGCTGGAAAACATGGCTGATACCATTGTTCAGGCGGCAGATTACTTCGCTCAGAATATTTCGACTCTCCAGGACAATGTTGAGAATTTCGCCGGGGTGATGAAGAAATACGAATCCCAGTGCGATACCTACACGCACACCGTCATCAAGGAATTGAACAAAACTTTTATTACGCCGCTGGAACGTGACGACATCATGGACCTGATCACAAGCATGGATGATGTTATTGATGGTCTGGAGGCTTCTGCCTCGCGTTTCTATATGTATAATCTGCTGGATGCGGATGAGTATATCGTCCAGTTCGCGGAAATTCTGCGTCAAAGTGCGTATGAAATCCAAAAAGCGGTTCATTTGCTCTCCCAGAAGAAGCTGCTGGCGATTCGTGAATACACGATCCGTCTGAACGATCTGGAGAACCAAGGCGATGAAGTGCTGCGTATCTGTACCAAGGCCCTGTTCGAAACTGTAAAAGACCCGATTGAGCTGATTAAGCGCAAAGAATTGTACGAGCGGTTGGAGACGACCACGGATAAATGTGAAGACGTAGCCAACATGCTGGAATCGATCATCATGCGCAATTCATAA
- a CDS encoding inorganic phosphate transporter, whose product MDTSIYVLGFVIFLALAFDFINGFHDTANAIATSVSTRALKPRTAIMMAASMNFIGALMFTGVAKKIGGSITDPTLLDNGIDIVIATLIAAIIWNLVTWWLGIPSSSSHALIGALAGAVYVGAGTEHIKWHGFIEIVEGLIFSPLIAFAIGYVVMTILKWIFAKRSPHTVNKGFRSMQIVTAALQSFTHGTNDAQKAMGIITFALVTSGRLESMEVPLWVKIAAATSMALGTSIGGWKIIKTMGTKIFKIEPINGFAADISAASVIFSATLLHLPVSTTHAITSSILGVGSAKRFSAVKWGVAGRIVVTWFITIPISAVLAGVIFKIFF is encoded by the coding sequence ATGGATACATCTATATATGTACTAGGTTTTGTAATATTTCTTGCGCTGGCGTTCGACTTTATCAACGGTTTCCATGATACGGCTAACGCAATCGCTACCTCCGTCTCTACACGCGCGCTGAAGCCGCGTACCGCCATTATGATGGCAGCAAGCATGAATTTTATCGGGGCGCTGATGTTTACCGGTGTGGCCAAGAAGATCGGCGGCAGTATTACCGACCCGACACTCCTGGATAACGGGATAGACATCGTTATAGCGACGCTCATTGCAGCGATTATCTGGAATCTGGTCACCTGGTGGCTCGGAATTCCTTCCTCTTCCTCCCATGCACTCATCGGCGCTCTGGCCGGTGCTGTATACGTAGGAGCAGGCACAGAACATATCAAATGGCATGGCTTCATTGAGATTGTAGAGGGGCTGATCTTCTCCCCGCTGATCGCATTTGCTATCGGTTATGTCGTAATGACGATCCTGAAATGGATCTTCGCGAAGCGGAGTCCGCACACGGTCAATAAGGGTTTCCGTTCGATGCAGATCGTTACGGCGGCGCTTCAATCCTTCACGCATGGTACGAATGACGCCCAGAAGGCGATGGGGATTATCACCTTTGCCCTCGTTACCTCGGGACGGCTCGAGTCGATGGAGGTTCCGCTCTGGGTTAAGATTGCGGCGGCTACATCCATGGCGCTCGGAACGTCAATCGGCGGCTGGAAGATCATTAAGACCATGGGTACCAAGATTTTCAAAATTGAGCCGATTAACGGCTTCGCAGCAGATATTTCGGCCGCATCCGTTATCTTCTCAGCTACACTGCTGCATCTGCCGGTAAGTACAACACATGCCATCACTTCATCCATTCTGGGTGTAGGCTCGGCCAAACGCTTCTCCGCTGTGAAATGGGGAGTGGCCGGACGTATCGTTGTGACCTGGTTCATTACGATTCCGATCAGCGCAGTGCTGGCGGGAGTTATCTTCAAGATCTTTTTCTAG
- a CDS encoding amino acid ABC transporter ATP-binding protein, with protein MIDFHQVDKHYGQFHVLKAIDLHVQEGEVVVVVGPSGSGKSTMLRCINRLETITSGGLTVDGITVNERKTDINKLRKEIGMVFQHFNLYPHKRVIDNITLAPIKVLGLSKAEAEKTAMYYLEKVGIADKAQSYPSQLSGGQQQRVAIARGLAMKPKIMLFDEPTSALDPEMVGEVLDVMRTLAREGMTMVVVTHEMGFAREVADRVIFMDQGQIVEEAEPEQFFASPREDRTRTFLSRVLSH; from the coding sequence TTGATCGACTTTCATCAGGTAGACAAACATTACGGACAATTCCATGTACTGAAAGCAATTGACCTGCATGTTCAGGAAGGGGAAGTGGTTGTCGTAGTCGGTCCTTCCGGCTCCGGCAAGAGCACCATGCTGCGCTGTATTAATCGTCTGGAGACCATTACGAGCGGCGGACTAACCGTTGACGGTATAACTGTAAATGAACGCAAGACAGATATCAACAAGCTGCGCAAAGAGATCGGAATGGTCTTTCAGCATTTCAATCTGTACCCGCACAAAAGAGTGATTGATAATATCACGCTGGCGCCGATTAAAGTACTTGGATTAAGTAAAGCGGAAGCCGAGAAGACGGCGATGTATTATCTGGAAAAGGTCGGGATTGCCGATAAGGCACAGTCCTATCCCTCACAGCTGTCCGGCGGACAGCAGCAGCGCGTGGCGATTGCCCGGGGGCTGGCGATGAAGCCGAAGATTATGCTGTTCGACGAGCCGACCTCGGCGCTTGACCCGGAAATGGTCGGGGAAGTACTCGATGTGATGCGGACCCTGGCCCGCGAGGGCATGACGATGGTTGTGGTCACTCATGAGATGGGCTTCGCCCGCGAAGTGGCCGACCGGGTAATCTTCATGGATCAGGGCCAGATCGTGGAAGAGGCGGAGCCGGAGCAATTCTTCGCCAGTCCGCGTGAAGACCGGACACGAACGTTTCTCAGCCGTGTATTAAGTCATTAA
- a CDS encoding glutamate ABC transporter substrate-binding protein: MKMSKSFKMLSVLMIAAMLVIAGCGNNNAKSNNAAGGNAAGTATDSEAIAKIKERGKLLVGVKYDTRLFGLKDPASGNVEGFDIDISKAIAKKILGDENAIELKEVTSKTRIPMLNNGEIDMVVATMTITEERKKEVDFSDVYFQAGQSLLVKKGSPITGLDDVTKDTKILGSKGATSIKNIKEKVPGVTVLEFDNYQDAFSALKAGQGDALTTDDAILYGMASQDPGYEVVGEPFTDEPYGIAVQKGNTDVVKAVNETLTELKANGEYDAIYTKWIGKAPAK; encoded by the coding sequence ATGAAAATGTCCAAAAGCTTCAAAATGTTAAGCGTACTGATGATCGCTGCTATGCTCGTGATTGCCGGCTGCGGCAACAACAACGCCAAGAGTAACAATGCCGCAGGGGGTAACGCTGCTGGAACGGCTACTGACTCTGAGGCGATTGCCAAAATCAAAGAACGCGGCAAGCTGCTCGTAGGCGTGAAGTACGACACCCGCCTGTTCGGTCTGAAGGACCCTGCATCCGGCAACGTGGAAGGCTTCGACATCGATATCTCCAAAGCCATCGCCAAAAAAATTCTGGGTGACGAGAACGCGATCGAGCTGAAGGAAGTAACCTCCAAGACACGCATTCCGATGCTGAATAACGGCGAAATCGATATGGTTGTAGCTACCATGACCATCACTGAAGAACGCAAGAAGGAAGTTGATTTCTCTGACGTCTATTTCCAGGCGGGGCAATCCCTGCTGGTGAAGAAGGGCAGTCCGATTACCGGACTGGATGACGTAACGAAAGATACGAAGATCCTGGGCTCCAAAGGTGCAACCTCCATTAAGAATATCAAAGAAAAAGTGCCGGGTGTAACCGTGCTTGAATTCGACAACTACCAGGATGCCTTCAGCGCCCTGAAGGCCGGTCAAGGGGATGCACTGACTACAGATGATGCAATTCTGTACGGTATGGCTTCGCAAGATCCGGGCTATGAGGTTGTAGGCGAGCCGTTCACCGATGAGCCATACGGCATTGCGGTACAAAAAGGCAACACCGATGTTGTTAAAGCAGTTAATGAAACCTTGACTGAACTGAAAGCAAATGGTGAGTATGATGCCATTTATACGAAATGGATTGGTAAAGCTCCAGCGAAATAA
- a CDS encoding amino acid ABC transporter permease — MEFSILTNYFGLYMEGFYGTVLSSVLALIGSFLIGAVIAVFRITTVRALRWFGTAYVEFIRNIPLLLVVYIFYYGPSALGFTLDGFKAGTIGLAVYTSAFIAEAIRAGIMAVPKGQMEASRSSGLSYIQTMLHIILPQAIKLVIPPLGNQFINLIKNSSVLTLVAGLDLMYFADSISTETYRTFDTYIFVALFYLVLTLPLSYGVRVWERRLQRKY; from the coding sequence ATGGAATTTTCAATATTAACGAATTATTTCGGCCTGTACATGGAGGGCTTCTATGGTACAGTGCTGTCCAGTGTTCTGGCCCTGATCGGCAGCTTCCTGATCGGAGCGGTGATTGCCGTCTTCCGCATTACTACAGTGAGAGCGCTGCGCTGGTTCGGAACCGCGTATGTCGAATTCATCCGGAATATCCCGCTGCTGCTTGTAGTGTACATCTTCTATTACGGGCCTTCTGCGCTTGGCTTCACGCTGGACGGCTTCAAGGCAGGAACGATCGGACTTGCGGTATACACCTCGGCCTTCATCGCCGAAGCTATCCGCGCCGGAATCATGGCCGTTCCCAAGGGACAAATGGAGGCTTCCCGTTCATCCGGTCTAAGCTACATACAGACGATGCTGCATATCATTCTGCCGCAGGCGATCAAGCTGGTTATCCCGCCGCTCGGCAACCAGTTCATCAACCTGATCAAGAACTCCTCGGTGCTGACGCTGGTAGCCGGACTTGATCTGATGTACTTTGCGGACAGTATTTCAACAGAGACTTACCGTACCTTTGACACCTATATCTTCGTGGCGTTGTTCTATCTGGTACTTACCCTTCCGCTCAGCTACGGCGTACGTGTGTGGGAACGCAGACTGCAGCGCAAATATTAA